A window of Halomonas sp. GFAJ-1 contains these coding sequences:
- a CDS encoding alpha/beta hydrolase: MSSLHSSFRPTRWLPGGHLQTLFSPLFRAKPKLQRQRERITLEDGDFIDLDWYGPQGEQTRCAILLHGLTGSSKSLYILGQQQALAAQGWQSVAVNWRGCSGEPNHRARGYHSGASEDLADIIQQLAARYPDKPLAAVGYSLGGNVLLKYLGETGRHNPLLGAVAVSVPFRLDHCADRISQGFSRVYQARFLRDLRRYVESKQSAFRQQGCQEELARLRALETLEGMKTFWDFDGRVTAPLHGFDSADAYYQRCSSAFFVKAIQVPTLIVHAEDDPFIYPHSVPTADMLPGCVALELFPSGGHVGFIEGSPWRPRYYLEHRLPTWLNAQMPDAAATHRPQVIAS; this comes from the coding sequence ATGAGTTCGCTTCACTCTTCATTTCGCCCTACGCGTTGGCTACCCGGTGGGCATTTACAAACGCTATTTAGCCCGCTGTTCCGCGCTAAGCCCAAACTACAGCGCCAACGTGAGCGCATCACGCTGGAAGATGGCGACTTTATTGATCTGGATTGGTACGGCCCGCAAGGTGAACAGACGCGCTGCGCGATTCTGCTCCATGGGCTTACGGGAAGTTCAAAATCGCTGTATATCTTGGGCCAGCAGCAGGCGCTGGCAGCGCAGGGGTGGCAGAGTGTGGCGGTCAATTGGCGAGGCTGTTCCGGCGAGCCTAACCATCGCGCCAGGGGCTATCACTCTGGTGCTAGCGAAGACCTGGCCGATATTATCCAACAGCTAGCGGCTCGATACCCCGATAAGCCGCTAGCGGCGGTGGGGTACTCGCTGGGCGGCAATGTGTTGCTCAAGTACCTCGGCGAAACCGGGCGTCATAACCCGCTGCTGGGCGCCGTGGCGGTCTCGGTGCCGTTTCGTTTAGACCACTGCGCTGATCGAATTAGCCAGGGCTTTTCTAGAGTGTACCAGGCACGTTTTCTGCGCGATTTACGCCGCTATGTGGAATCCAAGCAGAGTGCGTTCCGTCAGCAGGGCTGTCAAGAGGAGCTGGCGAGGTTAAGAGCGCTTGAAACACTGGAGGGCATGAAAACGTTTTGGGACTTTGATGGCAGGGTCACGGCGCCGTTACATGGCTTTGATAGCGCCGATGCGTACTACCAGCGTTGCAGTAGCGCTTTTTTTGTTAAGGCTATTCAGGTGCCAACACTTATTGTGCACGCTGAAGATGACCCTTTTATCTACCCCCACAGCGTACCAACGGCAGACATGCTGCCGGGTTGCGTCGCTTTAGAACTCTTCCCTAGTGGCGGGCACGTGGGGTTTATTGAAGGCAGCCCCTGGCGGCCACGCTACTATCTTGAACATCGGTTGCCTACGTGGTTAAACGCCCAGATGCCAGATGCAGCGGCGACCCATCGCCCGCAGGTGATCGCATCGTAA
- a CDS encoding aldo/keto reductase produces the protein MSGFYDRLKEVASPRIGLGCMNLSHGYGQYVPEEEGVKALNDAFEMGYRHFDTATLYGGTANERLLGKAFASKRQELLLASKCGMAIDPESGKRVIDGRPETLRRQCEESLARLKTDHLDLYYLHRMDRQVPIEESVGALGRLVEEGKLRAVGLSEISADTLRKAYAEYPVSAVQSEYSLWTRNPEIALSQACKELGTALVAFSPLGRGFLSGAIHADTDFAEGDMRGGMPRFNGDNLIHNLTLLTHFNNMAKDLAITPAQLALAWVKAQGSHVIPIPGSRSINHMQENLKAEQLVLNDAALVQLNQMMLPSEVAGARYNEAQQADIDTEEFANKE, from the coding sequence ATGTCTGGGTTTTATGATCGTTTGAAAGAAGTGGCGTCGCCACGTATTGGTTTGGGGTGTATGAACCTTTCCCATGGCTATGGGCAGTATGTGCCAGAAGAGGAGGGCGTTAAGGCGCTGAACGACGCCTTTGAAATGGGCTATCGCCATTTTGATACGGCCACGCTTTACGGCGGTACCGCTAACGAACGGCTGCTGGGAAAAGCGTTTGCCTCGAAGCGCCAAGAGCTGCTGCTGGCTAGCAAGTGCGGGATGGCCATCGACCCAGAGAGCGGTAAGCGAGTGATCGATGGACGGCCTGAGACGCTGCGACGTCAGTGCGAGGAGAGTTTGGCTCGCCTGAAAACCGATCATTTGGATCTCTACTACCTCCACCGCATGGATCGCCAGGTGCCCATTGAAGAGAGCGTTGGAGCCCTTGGCCGGTTGGTGGAAGAGGGTAAGCTGCGCGCGGTGGGGTTATCGGAAATCTCCGCAGACACACTGCGCAAAGCATACGCTGAGTACCCGGTATCGGCCGTTCAGTCGGAATACTCACTGTGGACGCGTAACCCCGAGATTGCCCTCAGCCAAGCGTGTAAAGAGCTGGGCACAGCGCTGGTGGCCTTCAGCCCGTTGGGTCGCGGGTTTCTCTCTGGCGCTATCCACGCCGATACCGACTTCGCAGAAGGCGACATGCGCGGGGGTATGCCGCGTTTTAATGGCGATAACCTCATCCACAACCTGACGCTACTAACGCACTTTAATAACATGGCGAAAGATTTGGCCATCACCCCCGCTCAGCTGGCGCTTGCTTGGGTGAAGGCGCAGGGTAGCCATGTGATTCCCATTCCTGGGTCGCGCTCTATTAACCATATGCAGGAAAACCTCAAGGCCGAGCAGCTAGTGTTAAATGACGCGGCGTTGGTGCAGCTTAATCAGATGATGCTGCCTAGCGAGGTCGCGGGTGCTCGATATAACGAGGCACAGCAGGCCGATATCGACACAGAAGAGTTTGCGAACAAGGAATGA